A stretch of the uncultured Bacteroides sp. genome encodes the following:
- a CDS encoding biopolymer transporter ExbD — translation MMRRFQRRITEIDANWAISVVFLLLIFFIVISSVNVDMGLQRRLPPAIGKYAPEMVQPRNILNICLTDTDELLCGNRVVGIGELRDLAKAFIANPKNNKELPEKEIKKIPLLGKMYVTTKHIISVQCGRKTTYQAYIDVQNELMGAYNELRDELAQKKWKVKYANLSADKQKAISAYYPIRISEAEPLLSKGGTK, via the coding sequence ATGATGAGGAGATTCCAACGGAGAATTACGGAAATTGATGCAAACTGGGCTATAAGCGTAGTCTTTCTGCTGCTCATATTCTTTATTGTGATCTCTTCTGTAAATGTAGATATGGGATTGCAAAGACGCCTTCCGCCGGCTATTGGAAAATATGCTCCGGAAATGGTTCAGCCTCGCAATATTCTCAATATTTGCCTCACAGATACAGACGAACTGTTATGTGGAAACCGTGTAGTGGGCATTGGAGAACTTAGAGATCTGGCCAAAGCATTTATTGCGAACCCTAAAAATAACAAAGAGCTTCCGGAAAAAGAGATAAAGAAAATCCCTCTGCTGGGTAAAATGTATGTTACAACAAAGCATATAATTTCTGTGCAATGTGGAAGAAAAACTACTTATCAGGCTTATATTGATGTGCAAAACGAACTGATGGGTGCTTATAACGAACTTCGTGACGAGTTGGCCCAAAAGAAATGGAAAGTGAAGTATGCAAATCTCTCTGCTGACAAACAAAAAGCTATTTCCGCCTACTATCCGATACGTATTTCAGAGGCGGAGCCTTTATTAAGCAAAGGAGGTACTAAATGA
- the cmk gene encoding (d)CMP kinase, translated as MKKITIAIDGFSSCGKSTMAKDLAREIGYIYIDSGAMYRAVTLYCIKNGLFSGDEINTSELERLIKDIHVTFRLDEKTQLPRTYLNGEDVEEQIRTMEVSSKVSPVSTIGFVRSALVALQQEMGKEKGIVMDGRDIGTTVFPEAELKIYVTASAQIRALRRYDELQAKGQSVNFEEILNNVKERDYIDQNREVSPLKRASDAILLDNSLLTIDEQKEWLLKQFEKAVQKS; from the coding sequence ATGAAAAAAATTACAATAGCAATTGACGGCTTTTCCTCATGCGGAAAAAGTACAATGGCAAAAGACCTGGCTAGAGAGATAGGATATATTTATATTGATAGTGGCGCTATGTACCGTGCTGTTACTCTCTACTGCATAAAAAACGGCTTATTTTCAGGAGATGAAATAAATACCTCCGAGCTGGAACGTCTTATCAAGGATATTCACGTTACCTTCCGATTAGATGAAAAGACGCAATTACCCAGAACTTATCTGAATGGTGAGGATGTAGAAGAACAAATCCGCACAATGGAAGTTTCGTCAAAAGTCAGCCCTGTAAGTACTATTGGCTTTGTACGTTCAGCGTTAGTAGCATTACAACAGGAAATGGGAAAAGAAAAAGGAATTGTGATGGACGGACGTGACATTGGAACAACTGTTTTTCCTGAAGCTGAGTTAAAGATATATGTAACAGCCTCAGCACAAATTCGTGCGCTACGCCGTTATGATGAATTACAGGCAAAAGGACAAAGCGTAAATTTTGAAGAGATTCTGAATAACGTAAAGGAACGCGATTATATAGATCAGAATAGAGAAGTAAGTCCTTTGAAAAGAGCATCGGATGCCATCTTACTTGACAATAGTCTACTAACCATTGATGAACAAAAAGAATGGTTACTTAAGCAATTTGAAAAAGCTGTTCAAAAATCATAA
- a CDS encoding GNAT family N-acetyltransferase, which produces MISIQRIYTTDKDNYRFAERLLTTAFPKEERRELSLQRQYTDQNKHFHNNILLANEEPIGFISYWDFDKFIYVEHFAIDETKRNGGYGKLVLSALKEKLGRPIVLEVELPENETSKRRICFYQRQGFQLWKEKYQQPPYRGGDSYLPMLLMAQGELNSETAFDEVKVTLYKKVYGVEN; this is translated from the coding sequence ATGATCTCCATTCAACGTATCTATACAACAGACAAGGATAATTATCGTTTTGCAGAAAGACTTCTCACCACCGCTTTTCCAAAGGAAGAGCGACGGGAACTTTCTCTGCAACGCCAATACACTGACCAGAATAAGCATTTCCACAATAATATACTACTGGCAAATGAAGAACCTATAGGATTTATTTCTTACTGGGACTTTGACAAGTTTATTTATGTGGAGCATTTTGCGATTGATGAAACAAAGAGAAATGGCGGATACGGAAAGCTGGTTCTTAGTGCATTGAAGGAAAAGCTAGGCCGTCCCATTGTTTTGGAAGTAGAGCTTCCTGAAAACGAAACAAGTAAACGCCGCATTTGTTTTTACCAGCGCCAGGGCTTCCAATTATGGAAAGAAAAATATCAGCAGCCTCCTTATCGTGGGGGTGATAGTTACCTGCCCATGCTACTGATGGCACAAGGTGAACTAAACAGCGAGACAGCTTTTGATGAGGTAAAAGTAACCTTATACAAAAAGGTATATGGGGTAGAAAACTAA
- the pfkA gene encoding 6-phosphofructokinase, translating into MGTVKCIGILTSGGDAPGMNAAIRAVTRAAIYNGLQVKGIFRGYKGLITGEIQEFKSQNVSNIIQLGGTILKTARCKEFMTPEGRKIAHETMVKEGIDALVVIGGDGSLTGARIFAQEFDVPCIGLPGTIDNDLFGTDTTIGYDTALNTILEAVDKIRDTATSHERLFFVEVMGRDAGFLALNGAIASGAEAAIIPEFSTEVDQLEEFIKSGYRKSKNSSIVIVAESEITGGAMHYAERVKNEYPQYDVRVTILGHLQRGGSPTAHDRILASRLGAASIDAILEGQRNVMIGIENDEIVYVPFTKAIKNDKPINKELVNVLRTLSI; encoded by the coding sequence ATGGGTACAGTTAAATGTATTGGAATTTTAACTTCCGGAGGTGATGCTCCTGGTATGAATGCGGCAATTCGTGCAGTAACCCGCGCTGCCATTTACAATGGACTACAGGTTAAAGGAATCTTCCGCGGTTACAAAGGTTTAATAACAGGTGAAATTCAAGAGTTCAAGAGCCAGAACGTCAGCAATATTATTCAATTAGGTGGAACAATTCTTAAAACAGCCCGTTGTAAGGAGTTCATGACACCCGAAGGAAGAAAGATTGCTCATGAAACAATGGTAAAAGAAGGTATTGACGCTTTAGTTGTAATAGGTGGAGATGGTTCTTTGACCGGTGCACGTATCTTTGCTCAGGAGTTTGATGTACCATGTATCGGACTTCCCGGAACTATTGACAATGATTTATTTGGAACAGATACTACAATCGGTTACGACACCGCTTTAAATACAATTCTTGAAGCTGTTGATAAAATCAGGGATACAGCAACTTCTCATGAAAGACTATTCTTCGTTGAAGTAATGGGACGTGATGCAGGATTTCTTGCATTGAACGGTGCTATTGCATCCGGAGCTGAAGCTGCGATTATCCCGGAATTCAGCACAGAGGTTGACCAATTGGAAGAATTCATCAAAAGTGGTTATCGAAAATCTAAGAACAGTAGCATAGTTATTGTTGCAGAGAGTGAAATTACCGGAGGAGCAATGCATTATGCCGAACGTGTAAAAAATGAATATCCTCAATATGACGTTAGAGTAACTATATTGGGACACTTACAACGTGGAGGAAGCCCAACGGCACACGACCGTATCTTAGCTAGCCGCCTGGGAGCAGCAAGTATAGATGCAATTCTTGAAGGACAAAGAAATGTGATGATTGGTATTGAAAATGATGAAATTGTATATGTACCTTTCACAAAAGCAATTAAAAATGATAAACCTATTAATAAAGAATTAGTAAACGTGCTTCGTACGCTTTCCATCTAA
- a CDS encoding biopolymer transporter ExbD: protein MKRRFETREKLEIPRLNAIALPTIFLLLLFFFVMLTNLRKDKVQVGSVVAPQATELSAMKKNAIITTIYIGKSAHRAVTSYRIQLNNQVVTVAGVEAYMEKKKELLKPNEYSLMTVMLKIDKDTPMGLVSDVKQALRRANVLNIIYSARPE, encoded by the coding sequence ATGAAAAGAAGATTTGAGACCCGTGAAAAGCTGGAAATTCCAAGATTGAATGCAATAGCTTTGCCTACAATCTTTCTTCTTTTGCTTTTCTTTTTTGTGATGTTAACCAATCTTCGGAAAGATAAAGTACAAGTGGGGTCGGTTGTTGCTCCGCAGGCTACGGAATTGTCGGCAATGAAGAAAAATGCAATTATTACTACAATATATATTGGTAAATCTGCCCATAGAGCTGTAACTTCATATCGTATTCAATTGAATAATCAAGTGGTGACGGTTGCCGGAGTAGAGGCTTATATGGAAAAGAAAAAGGAATTGCTCAAACCCAATGAATATTCTTTGATGACAGTGATGCTGAAGATTGACAAAGATACTCCAATGGGACTCGTTTCGGATGTGAAGCAGGCCTTGCGCAGAGCAAATGTGCTGAACATTATCTATTCTGCTCGTCCTGAATAA
- a CDS encoding TatD family hydrolase, with protein MNFIDTHSHLFVEEFAEDLPLVIQRAKAVGVSRIYMPNIDCSTIQPLLDTVARYPDYCFPMIGLHPTSVNIGFREELSVMKKMLEQPHSFVAIGEVGMDLYWDRTYLCEQFEAFETQLQWSAEYKLPLIIHSRDSFDEVYQVMKRNEDKELKGIFHSFTGTKEEAELLLQFDGFYLGINGVVTFKKSALPEVLRSVPLERIVLETDSPYLTPAPNRGKRNESANVKDTLLKLAAIYQCPAEEVAEITTRNALKIFN; from the coding sequence ATGAATTTTATAGATACACATTCTCATCTTTTTGTGGAAGAATTTGCTGAAGACCTACCGCTTGTAATACAACGTGCCAAAGCTGTTGGTGTAAGCCGCATTTATATGCCTAATATTGATTGTTCAACCATTCAGCCATTGCTGGATACGGTTGCCCGTTATCCCGATTATTGTTTTCCGATGATTGGTCTTCATCCTACTTCTGTTAATATCGGTTTCAGGGAAGAACTGAGTGTGATGAAGAAAATGCTTGAACAGCCTCATTCTTTTGTTGCAATAGGGGAGGTGGGTATGGATTTGTATTGGGATCGTACTTATCTCTGTGAACAGTTTGAAGCCTTTGAAACACAACTACAATGGTCGGCAGAATATAAATTACCATTAATTATCCACAGCCGTGATTCCTTTGATGAAGTTTATCAGGTAATGAAAAGGAATGAAGATAAAGAACTGAAGGGTATATTTCATAGTTTCACAGGAACAAAGGAAGAAGCCGAACTACTTTTGCAGTTCGACGGTTTTTATTTGGGCATCAACGGAGTGGTGACATTTAAGAAATCAGCTCTTCCCGAAGTCTTGAGAAGTGTTCCTTTAGAGAGAATAGTTTTGGAGACAGATTCGCCCTATCTTACTCCGGCTCCTAACCGGGGAAAAAGGAATGAAAGTGCCAATGTGAAAGATACTCTTCTTAAATTGGCTGCTATTTATCAATGCCCGGCAGAAGAAGTTGCTGAAATAACCACTAGAAACGCTTTAAAGATATTTAATTAG
- the meaB gene encoding methylmalonyl Co-A mutase-associated GTPase MeaB, whose translation MKHPENNEEYKGLTVNKGIEQPSSVNPYLKLRRIPKKRRLSVGEYVEGIVKGNVTILSQAVTLVESVRHEHQAIAQEVIEKCLPYSGNSIRVGISGVPGAGKSTSIDVFGLHVLQKGGKLAVLAIDPSSERSKGSILGDKTRMERLSIHPDSFIRPSPAAGSLGGVARKTRETIILCEAAGFDKIFVETVGVGQSETAVHSMVDFFLLIQLAGTGDELQGIKRGIMEMADGIVINKADGNNIDKAKLAQTQFRNALHLFPPADSGWTPKVLTYSGFYDIGVKEIWDMVYEYIDFVIDNGYFYHRRNEQSKYWMYESINEYLRDNFYHNPVIKGMLEEKERQVLNADLTSFVAAKKLLDAYFVELKK comes from the coding sequence ATGAAACATCCTGAGAATAACGAAGAGTACAAAGGATTGACTGTCAATAAAGGAATTGAACAGCCTTCTTCTGTTAATCCTTATCTGAAGTTGCGCCGTATACCCAAGAAACGGAGACTGTCGGTTGGTGAATATGTGGAAGGTATTGTAAAAGGTAATGTTACAATTCTTAGTCAGGCTGTTACCTTGGTGGAGAGTGTCAGACACGAACATCAGGCTATTGCTCAGGAGGTAATAGAAAAATGTTTGCCCTATTCGGGTAATTCTATTCGCGTTGGTATCAGTGGTGTGCCTGGCGCCGGGAAAAGCACATCAATAGATGTGTTTGGTCTGCACGTACTTCAGAAAGGTGGAAAACTGGCTGTTCTTGCAATTGATCCTAGCAGCGAACGTTCAAAAGGAAGTATCTTGGGAGATAAAACTCGTATGGAACGATTATCTATACATCCCGATTCATTTATACGCCCTAGTCCTGCGGCAGGTTCGCTTGGTGGTGTGGCAAGGAAAACCCGGGAAACAATAATCCTTTGTGAAGCGGCCGGATTTGATAAGATATTTGTTGAAACGGTTGGGGTAGGACAGAGCGAAACTGCTGTTCATTCAATGGTCGACTTCTTTCTTTTGATTCAGTTGGCCGGAACCGGTGATGAACTTCAGGGTATAAAAAGAGGCATTATGGAAATGGCCGACGGAATTGTTATTAACAAGGCCGATGGGAATAATATTGATAAAGCAAAGCTTGCCCAGACTCAGTTCCGCAATGCGCTTCATCTTTTCCCACCAGCAGATTCCGGATGGACTCCAAAGGTACTTACCTACTCAGGCTTTTATGATATTGGCGTGAAAGAAATATGGGACATGGTCTATGAATATATAGATTTCGTAATAGACAATGGTTATTTTTATCATCGCCGCAATGAGCAATCTAAATATTGGATGTACGAGTCAATTAATGAGTATTTGCGGGATAACTTCTATCATAATCCCGTGATAAAGGGAATGCTCGAAGAAAAAGAACGTCAGGTCCTGAATGCTGATCTTACGTCGTTTGTAGCCGCTAAAAAACTTCTGGATGCCTATTTTGTAGAACTGAAGAAATAA
- a CDS encoding energy transducer TonB yields the protein MEIKKMPKLDLERKRPIGLLIGFTIALILLFAAFQVNIPKLSADNRIANVAVEEEMVPITVQEERRVPLLSKLEETRLPLPSTNNYAQQVEEMDNSYATEEPKTIIVTSHYSIQYTQQEEPEKEENVQLTEYQPEFPGGEAALLEYLRRKVNYPVAAQESGIQGRVIVQFAINRDGSVSDPVVLRSVCPVLDKEAIRVISSMPRWRPGMQGGRTVRAIYTIPVSFKLKY from the coding sequence ATGGAAATAAAGAAAATGCCTAAATTAGATTTAGAAAGGAAGAGGCCTATTGGACTGCTGATAGGGTTTACTATAGCACTTATTCTTCTTTTTGCGGCATTTCAGGTGAATATACCTAAACTAAGTGCCGATAATAGAATTGCTAATGTGGCTGTTGAAGAGGAAATGGTTCCTATTACTGTTCAAGAGGAAAGACGTGTACCTTTGCTCTCTAAACTGGAAGAAACTCGACTGCCTTTGCCTTCAACAAATAATTATGCACAGCAGGTCGAAGAGATGGATAACTCTTATGCAACAGAGGAACCCAAAACTATTATTGTTACCAGTCATTATTCTATTCAGTATACACAACAAGAAGAACCCGAAAAGGAAGAAAATGTACAGTTAACAGAATATCAGCCGGAATTTCCTGGTGGTGAGGCTGCATTGTTAGAGTATTTAAGGAGAAAGGTAAACTATCCTGTGGCAGCACAGGAAAGTGGAATTCAGGGGCGTGTTATCGTTCAGTTTGCTATAAACCGTGACGGATCAGTCAGTGATCCGGTTGTTTTACGCAGCGTATGCCCTGTATTAGATAAAGAAGCTATTCGCGTTATTTCTTCTATGCCAAGATGGCGACCCGGAATGCAAGGGGGAAGGACCGTGAGAGCCATTTATACAATACCAGTCTCCTTCAAACTAAAATATTAA
- the porQ gene encoding type IX secretion system protein PorQ, whose amino-acid sequence MKQLLLTILSFFLSLATQAQSGGSVFKFLELPFSSHASALGGDNVSIIEDDITMAVHNPALLSCVTDKTLNLNYMSYIDGVGVGSAAFSRTLGERSTWAVTAQYVNYGNFKETNAEDVELGTFSAKDMAFTGIYSYDLSDYWSGGLSTKMIYSTYEKYSSFAIGVDLGLNYYNENSGYSASIVARNLGGQIKAFDEVRENLPFDLLVGISKQLAHAPFRLSVTMHNLTNWDSSSSSSDAEKKDKFSKVLFNHFILGLDFLPTKTTYISLGYNCKRASDMKIDQVSGWSGMALGAGIQIKRLKIGTSYAKFHPSSSSLLFNFAITL is encoded by the coding sequence ATGAAACAGCTTCTTCTTACTATACTATCCTTTTTTTTGTCTTTAGCCACACAGGCTCAAAGTGGAGGAAGCGTGTTTAAGTTTTTAGAATTGCCTTTTTCTTCACATGCTTCAGCATTGGGAGGAGATAACGTCTCTATTATTGAAGACGATATTACAATGGCAGTGCATAACCCGGCATTGCTTTCTTGTGTTACAGACAAAACTCTGAACCTGAACTATATGAGTTACATTGATGGTGTAGGTGTAGGTAGTGCAGCTTTCTCACGTACACTGGGTGAACGTTCAACCTGGGCTGTCACTGCACAATACGTAAATTACGGGAACTTTAAAGAGACAAATGCAGAAGATGTTGAACTGGGCACTTTTTCGGCAAAGGATATGGCTTTTACAGGAATCTACTCTTATGATTTATCAGATTACTGGAGTGGAGGTCTATCAACAAAAATGATTTACTCTACTTATGAAAAGTATTCATCTTTTGCCATTGGCGTAGACTTAGGACTAAATTATTATAATGAAAACTCTGGTTACTCAGCTTCCATTGTGGCAAGAAATCTTGGTGGACAAATAAAGGCTTTTGATGAAGTGCGGGAGAATCTTCCATTCGACTTATTGGTAGGAATAAGCAAGCAGCTTGCTCATGCGCCTTTCCGTCTATCTGTAACAATGCATAACCTGACCAACTGGGATTCTTCATCCAGCTCTTCTGATGCTGAAAAGAAAGATAAATTTAGCAAAGTACTCTTTAACCATTTTATCCTGGGACTGGACTTCCTTCCAACCAAAACAACTTATATATCTTTAGGGTACAATTGTAAACGGGCAAGTGACATGAAAATAGACCAAGTTAGTGGATGGTCGGGGATGGCTTTAGGAGCCGGGATTCAGATAAAACGATTGAAGATTGGCACCTCTTATGCTAAATTTCACCCTTCAAGTTCTTCACTTCTATTCAATTTCGCAATAACATTATAA
- a CDS encoding MotA/TolQ/ExbB proton channel family protein produces the protein MKRILMALAVTGIMIFGGTQTIYAQDGVSADQQGTTANQGDTATATDGTTATPKETVSVKLKEKFVEGNPFYMGLVAFSLVLGLSFCIERIIYLNLSEINTQRLLEDVELALEKGNVDAAKEICRNTRGPIASICYDGLMRIEQGADAVEKAITTSGGVQLGLMEKSCSWISLFIKIAPALGFLGTVVGMVQAFDNVQLEGNISPAIIAGGMKVALLTTVFGLISAVILQIFYNYILAKIESLTHEMEETTNSLNDFVIKYNLKYRQ, from the coding sequence ATGAAAAGAATATTGATGGCGCTTGCTGTTACAGGAATCATGATCTTTGGCGGAACACAAACAATTTATGCGCAAGATGGAGTGTCTGCAGATCAGCAGGGAACTACTGCCAATCAAGGTGATACTGCTACTGCTACTGATGGAACGACTGCAACTCCAAAAGAGACTGTCAGCGTAAAACTGAAAGAAAAGTTTGTGGAAGGAAATCCTTTCTATATGGGATTGGTAGCGTTTTCCTTAGTTCTGGGTCTTTCATTCTGTATTGAACGGATTATTTATCTCAATCTTTCGGAAATTAATACTCAACGTTTACTCGAAGATGTGGAACTGGCTCTTGAAAAAGGGAATGTGGATGCAGCAAAAGAAATTTGCCGCAATACCCGTGGCCCGATAGCCTCTATTTGTTACGACGGATTGATGCGAATAGAACAAGGAGCTGATGCAGTGGAGAAAGCAATAACTACCAGCGGTGGCGTACAATTGGGACTAATGGAAAAGAGTTGTTCCTGGATTTCTCTTTTTATCAAAATAGCTCCGGCTCTGGGATTCTTGGGAACCGTGGTTGGAATGGTTCAGGCATTTGATAATGTACAGTTGGAAGGCAACATCTCTCCGGCTATTATTGCAGGAGGAATGAAAGTGGCACTGCTTACTACCGTTTTTGGCCTTATTTCGGCTGTTATTCTGCAAATATTCTATAACTACATTCTTGCCAAGATTGAATCTCTGACTCATGAAATGGAAGAAACAACGAATTCTCTGAATGATTTTGTGATTAAGTATAACCTGAAATATAGACAGTAA
- a CDS encoding 4-hydroxy-3-methylbut-2-enyl diphosphate reductase has protein sequence MIKVEIDKGSGFCFGVVTAIKKAEEELAKGETLYCLGDIVHNSKEVERLKEMGLITINHDEFKELHNAKVLLRAHGEPPETYAIAKENNIEIIDATCPVVLKLQQRIKQQYSIQENKDKQIVIYGKNGHAEVLGLVGQTVGEAIVIEKLEEVKKLDFNKNIHLYSQTTKSLDEFQKIVEYIKEHISPKATFEFYDSICRQVANRMPHIQTFAASHDLIFFVSGKKSSNGKVLFNECCKVNPNSYLIDSSNEIDPELLQGVNSIGICGATSTPKWLMEEVQTYINKIIHNT, from the coding sequence ATGATCAAGGTAGAAATTGATAAAGGTTCCGGATTCTGCTTTGGGGTAGTTACTGCAATCAAAAAAGCGGAAGAGGAATTGGCAAAAGGAGAAACGCTCTATTGCCTGGGCGACATTGTGCACAACAGCAAGGAGGTGGAGCGACTTAAGGAAATGGGGCTGATTACCATCAACCATGACGAATTTAAAGAACTCCATAATGCAAAAGTTCTATTAAGAGCTCATGGTGAGCCACCTGAAACTTATGCCATTGCCAAGGAAAACAATATTGAGATTATTGATGCAACTTGTCCCGTTGTACTAAAACTGCAACAGAGAATCAAACAGCAATACAGTATACAGGAAAACAAGGACAAACAAATTGTAATCTATGGAAAGAACGGTCATGCCGAGGTATTAGGTCTTGTTGGACAAACTGTAGGTGAAGCTATTGTGATAGAAAAGCTGGAAGAAGTCAAGAAGTTAGATTTCAACAAAAATATCCATCTTTATTCTCAAACCACTAAATCTCTGGATGAGTTTCAGAAAATTGTGGAATATATAAAGGAGCACATTTCACCTAAAGCCACATTTGAGTTTTATGATTCTATTTGCAGACAAGTAGCAAACCGCATGCCACATATACAAACTTTTGCTGCTTCACATGATCTGATATTTTTTGTTAGCGGAAAGAAAAGTTCTAACGGGAAAGTCCTGTTCAACGAATGCTGCAAAGTTAATCCTAATTCATATCTTATCGATAGCTCAAACGAAATTGATCCGGAGTTATTACAAGGAGTAAATTCAATAGGAATCTGTGGAGCAACATCTACGCCAAAATGGTTAATGGAAGAGGTACAAACTTATATTAACAAGATTATACACAACACGTAG
- a CDS encoding polyprenyl synthetase family protein: protein MNTSTKTLEIVNQYISELSYSHAPKSLYDPVEYVLSLGGKRIRPVLMLMAYNLYKENVKEILSPAVGLEIYHNFTLLHDDLMDKADMRRNKPTVHKVWDDNTAILSGDAMLILAYRYVAECHSSSLKNVLDTFTQAALEVCDGQQLDMDFERRNDVKEEEYLEMIRLKTSVLLAAALKMGALLAGASVEDAQHLYDFGVNIGLAFQLKDDLLDVYGDPKVFGKNIGGDILCNKKTYMLIKALEKADKQQAIALQGWLEKESFQPKEKIEAVTTLYNQIGVKLICESKMREYYAKGLNSLSLVSVAEETKRELKAVAEHLMYREM from the coding sequence ATGAATACATCGACAAAAACACTTGAAATAGTTAATCAATATATCTCAGAATTATCATATTCACATGCTCCAAAGAGTCTTTATGATCCGGTAGAATATGTCCTTTCTCTAGGAGGAAAACGCATCCGTCCGGTCTTAATGCTGATGGCTTATAATCTATATAAGGAAAATGTGAAAGAAATACTATCTCCGGCTGTTGGTCTGGAAATTTATCATAACTTTACTTTGCTTCACGATGACCTGATGGATAAGGCGGATATGCGGAGAAATAAGCCAACCGTGCATAAGGTGTGGGATGATAACACAGCAATTCTGTCCGGTGATGCCATGTTAATTCTTGCTTATCGTTATGTTGCAGAGTGTCATTCCTCTTCTTTAAAGAATGTACTTGATACTTTTACACAGGCTGCACTCGAAGTTTGTGATGGACAGCAATTAGACATGGATTTTGAACGTAGGAATGACGTGAAGGAGGAAGAATATCTGGAAATGATTCGTTTAAAAACGTCTGTTTTGCTGGCTGCTGCTTTAAAGATGGGAGCACTACTTGCAGGAGCTTCTGTAGAAGATGCACAGCATCTTTATGACTTTGGTGTGAATATAGGTCTTGCATTTCAGCTGAAGGACGATCTTCTGGATGTGTATGGCGATCCAAAAGTCTTTGGGAAGAATATTGGTGGAGATATCCTTTGCAACAAGAAGACATATATGCTGATAAAAGCGTTAGAGAAGGCCGACAAACAACAAGCTATTGCTTTACAGGGTTGGCTGGAAAAAGAAAGTTTTCAACCGAAAGAGAAAATTGAAGCGGTAACTACTCTTTATAACCAGATAGGCGTAAAGCTTATCTGTGAAAGTAAGATGAGAGAATATTATGCCAAAGGATTGAATAGTCTTTCTTTGGTGAGTGTGGCTGAAGAAACAAAAAGAGAACTGAAAGCTGTGGCTGAGCATTTAATGTACAGAGAAATGTAA
- a CDS encoding aldo/keto reductase has protein sequence MMQNRKFGKSDLVVSPISFGGNIFGWTVNEQESFDILDAWIGAGFNFIDTADMYSIWVPGNVGGESETIIGNWMKSRGNRDKIVIATKLGIDMGEGRCGLSARYMKQAVEDSLMRLQTDYIDLYLSHADDPDTSVEETMTAFNELIKEGKVRYVGASNICASRVEASNKFARENGLSPYISLQPLYNLYDRACFEKEYLSLVKEEDLAVQCYYSLASGFLTGKYRCMGDLTKSQRGEGIRQYMNERGYAILKAQDKLAKEKQSTPAQIAIAWLLHKDYVTTPIASATNGTQLADLFAAVSLMLSDAEMDYLDSASNY, from the coding sequence ATGATGCAAAACAGAAAATTCGGAAAATCAGATTTGGTGGTTTCGCCTATTTCTTTTGGAGGCAATATTTTTGGGTGGACCGTCAATGAACAGGAGTCTTTTGATATTCTGGATGCCTGGATTGGTGCCGGGTTCAACTTCATTGATACTGCGGATATGTATTCCATCTGGGTGCCGGGCAATGTGGGTGGCGAATCTGAAACAATTATTGGTAACTGGATGAAAAGTCGCGGTAACAGAGATAAGATTGTTATTGCTACTAAGTTGGGTATTGATATGGGTGAGGGGAGGTGCGGACTTTCTGCCAGATACATGAAGCAGGCTGTGGAAGATTCTCTGATGAGGCTGCAAACAGATTATATAGATCTTTATTTATCACATGCCGATGATCCGGATACCTCTGTTGAGGAAACAATGACTGCTTTTAATGAACTAATTAAAGAGGGGAAAGTGCGTTATGTAGGGGCATCCAATATATGTGCTTCACGGGTTGAGGCTTCCAATAAATTTGCTCGTGAAAACGGCCTTTCTCCGTATATAAGTCTGCAACCGTTGTATAATCTCTATGATCGTGCTTGTTTTGAGAAAGAGTACCTGTCACTTGTTAAAGAAGAAGATTTAGCTGTTCAATGTTATTATTCTTTAGCTAGCGGATTTCTTACCGGGAAATATAGATGTATGGGAGATTTGACAAAGAGTCAAAGAGGTGAGGGAATTAGGCAATATATGAATGAAAGAGGTTATGCAATACTAAAAGCACAGGATAAGCTTGCAAAAGAAAAACAGTCAACTCCGGCACAGATTGCCATTGCCTGGTTGTTACATAAAGATTACGTTACAACACCAATAGCAAGTGCCACAAATGGAACACAGTTGGCCGATTTGTTTGCTGCCGTATCCTTGATGTTATCAGACGCAGAGATGGATTACCTCGATTCTGCAAGTAACTATTAA